In a single window of the Candidatus Lokiarchaeota archaeon genome:
- the pyk gene encoding pyruvate kinase: MQEQNTRSKIVCTIGPASKSREVLHKMVDAGMDVARINLSHEDRSSARETFELIRSVDDTVGILFDLQGPKIRIGEMEEEVELEEGDELIVSTEDFVGNQHRVSISHEELPEDVKQGDTIAMNDGIVNLVVKEIRDNEVVAKVTSGGPISSRKGVNIPGIRLSCSMPTEKDLKDIDLAAELEVDFLALSFVRDGDEVRKVNEILEGNGLGDADVISKIEHTLAVENYDDILEESHGVMIARGDLGIEVPIEEVPVLQRELVRKANKWARPSIVATHMLESMTQERLPTRAEVSDVAHAIFDRADAVMLSGETAIGRNPPKAVEMMNRIISRAEKQITPVNPLDITSEKRMIVEIIGNLVYNAVSLIPENVCGIVTATRSGFTARWISKFRPPTNIYAVTRNPAVIRRMRLLWGVHPVQYQQNLDNVDDLVQQAVRRVHSEGLVSEDKDVVFTSGIRHIPHRTNVCGVFHVRDLI; the protein is encoded by the coding sequence ATGCAAGAGCAAAATACACGGTCTAAGATAGTTTGCACCATTGGACCAGCATCCAAGTCACGAGAAGTCCTCCATAAGATGGTAGATGCTGGAATGGATGTTGCAAGAATCAACCTATCTCATGAGGATCGTTCATCAGCCAGGGAGACATTCGAACTGATTCGCTCAGTAGATGATACAGTAGGGATACTTTTTGATCTTCAAGGTCCCAAGATCCGAATTGGGGAGATGGAAGAGGAAGTGGAGCTTGAAGAAGGCGATGAACTCATTGTTTCAACTGAGGATTTTGTCGGGAACCAGCATCGGGTGTCAATCTCGCACGAAGAGCTCCCTGAGGATGTCAAACAAGGCGATACCATTGCCATGAATGATGGTATAGTCAATCTCGTGGTTAAAGAGATAAGAGATAACGAAGTAGTTGCCAAAGTCACAAGTGGTGGCCCTATCTCCAGCAGGAAAGGAGTGAACATCCCAGGCATTCGCTTGTCATGCAGCATGCCAACAGAAAAGGACTTGAAGGACATTGATTTGGCGGCTGAACTTGAAGTAGATTTCTTGGCCCTTTCTTTTGTACGCGATGGAGATGAGGTGCGGAAAGTCAATGAGATTCTCGAGGGAAATGGGCTCGGTGATGCGGATGTTATTAGCAAGATTGAGCATACACTGGCCGTGGAAAACTACGACGACATTCTTGAAGAATCACACGGGGTGATGATTGCAAGAGGAGATCTTGGAATCGAAGTCCCCATAGAGGAAGTGCCTGTGCTCCAGAGAGAACTTGTGCGTAAAGCCAACAAATGGGCTAGACCCAGTATCGTAGCAACACATATGCTTGAATCTATGACGCAAGAAAGACTTCCCACCCGTGCAGAAGTAAGCGATGTTGCTCATGCCATTTTTGATAGAGCAGATGCAGTGATGCTCAGTGGGGAGACAGCCATTGGCAGGAATCCGCCAAAAGCAGTCGAAATGATGAATCGTATTATCAGCAGAGCAGAGAAACAGATTACACCAGTCAACCCATTAGATATCACCTCAGAGAAACGCATGATAGTGGAGATAATCGGAAATCTGGTGTACAATGCGGTCTCACTCATTCCGGAAAATGTGTGCGGGATAGTAACAGCCACCCGGAGCGGTTTCACCGCCAGATGGATTTCCAAGTTTAGGCCACCAACAAACATCTATGCGGTGACACGAAACCCAGCAGTAATTCGTCGGATGAGGCTGCTGTGGGGAGTACATCCGGTTCAGTATCAGCAGAATCTTGATAACGTCGACGATTTGGTTCAGCAAGCTGTCCGAAGAGTGCACAGTGAAGGGCTGGTCAGTGAAGACAAAGATGTGGTATTCACTTCGGGAATCAGGCATATCCCTCATAGAACGAATGTTTGTGGCGTCTTCCATGTGCGCGATTTGATATAA